In a single window of the Canis lupus familiaris isolate Mischka breed German Shepherd chromosome 2, alternate assembly UU_Cfam_GSD_1.0, whole genome shotgun sequence genome:
- the SFN gene encoding 14-3-3 protein sigma codes for MERASLIQKAKLAEQAERYEDMAAFMKSAVEKGEELSCEERNLLSVAYKNVVGGQRAAWRVLSSIEQKGNEESSEEKGPEVREYREKVETELRGVCDTVLGLLDSHLIKEAGDAESRVFYLKMKGDYYRYLAEVATGDDKKRIIDSARSAYQEAMDISKKEMPPTNPIRLGLALNFSVFHYEIANSPEEAISLAKTTFDEAMADLHTLSEDSYKDSTLIMQLLRDNLTLWTADNAGEEGGEAPEEPQS; via the coding sequence ATGGAGAGAGCCAGTCTGATCCAGAAGGCCAAGTTGGCAGAACAGGCTGAGCGCTACGAGGACATGGCAGCCTTCATGAAGAGCGCCGTGGAAAAGGGTGAGGAGCTGTCCTGCGAAGAGCGAAACCTGCTCTCGGTGGCCTACAAGAACGTGGTGGGGGGCCAGAGGGCTGCCTGGAGGGTCCTGTCCAGTATCGAGCAGAAAGGCAATGAGGAGAGCTCGGAAGAGAAGGGCCCGGAGGTGCGAGAGTACCGGGAGAAGGTGGAGACCGAGCTCCGGGGCGTGTGTGACACGGTGCTGGGCCTGCTGGACAGCCACCTCATCAAGGAGGCCGGGGATGCCGAAAGTCGAGTCTTCTACCTGAAGATGAAGGGCGACTACTACCGCTACCTGGCCGAGGTGGCCACTGGTGACGACAAGAAGCGCATCATTGACTCAGCCCGGTCCGCCTACCAGGAGGCCATGGACATCAGCAAGAAGGAGATGCCACCCACCAACCCCATCCGCCTGGGCCTGGCCCTGAACTTTTCTGTCTTCCACTACGAGATCGCCAACAGCCCCGAGGAGGCCATCTCACTGGCCAAGACCACCTTCGACGAGGCCATGGCTGACCTGCACACCCTCAGCGAGGACTCCTACAAAGACAGCACCCTCATCATGCAGCTGCTGAGAGACAACCTGACGCTGTGGACCGCCGACAACGCCGGGGAAGAGGGGGGCGAGGCTCCCGAGGAACCCCAGAGCTGA